Proteins from one Longimicrobium sp. genomic window:
- a CDS encoding S1/P1 nuclease gives MRARILALALAISALFSTPAYAWDELGHRVVAQIAWENMTPAARARAIQILRAAPPRSGIAALRPTMGTEAERDREWFTWASVWPDLIRDRDHPGFVYAHSEWHYVNLFWEVGPNGQPRDRPDIPRAGLLIEQVQRISGTLGSAAVPDSSKAVDLAWALHLVGDGHQPMHNNARITPQDPEGDRGANAFRLAGPYPYSNLHAYWDGLVGLALPWRSTDRTEAEYVTSITERITGRHPLGPLRSRLLPGQFEAWSREGFQVAKTAYPSWLVRDQRPPARYKPFAWQKAEPRIAIAGYRLAEYLNRRLGS, from the coding sequence ATGAGAGCACGAATCCTAGCCCTTGCGCTGGCGATCAGCGCGTTGTTCTCGACGCCCGCGTACGCGTGGGACGAGCTGGGCCACCGGGTGGTGGCGCAGATCGCGTGGGAGAACATGACGCCCGCCGCGCGCGCCCGGGCCATCCAGATCCTGCGCGCCGCGCCGCCGCGGTCCGGCATCGCCGCGCTGCGGCCCACCATGGGCACCGAGGCCGAGCGCGACCGGGAGTGGTTCACCTGGGCCTCCGTGTGGCCGGACCTGATCCGCGACCGCGACCATCCGGGCTTCGTCTACGCGCATTCCGAATGGCACTACGTGAACCTCTTCTGGGAAGTGGGGCCCAACGGCCAGCCGCGCGACCGCCCCGACATCCCCCGGGCGGGGCTGCTGATCGAGCAGGTGCAGCGCATTTCGGGAACGCTGGGGAGCGCGGCCGTGCCGGACTCGTCCAAGGCGGTGGACCTGGCCTGGGCGCTCCACCTGGTGGGCGACGGGCACCAGCCGATGCACAACAACGCGCGCATCACGCCCCAGGACCCCGAGGGCGACCGCGGCGCCAATGCATTCCGGCTGGCGGGGCCGTATCCGTACAGCAACCTGCACGCGTACTGGGATGGATTGGTGGGTCTCGCCCTGCCGTGGCGGTCCACGGACCGGACCGAGGCGGAGTACGTGACGAGCATTACCGAGCGGATCACCGGGCGGCATCCCCTCGGCCCGCTGCGGAGCCGCCTGCTCCCGGGCCAGTTCGAGGCGTGGTCGCGCGAGGGGTTCCAGGTCGCCAAGACCGCGTACCCGTCGTGGCTGGTGCGCGACCAGCGCCCGCCGGCGCGCTATAAGCCGTTCGCCTGGCAGAAGGCCGAGCCGCGCATCGCCATCGCGGGCTATCGCCTGGCTGAGTACCTGAATCGAAGACTGGGCTCCTGA